The Nocardia terpenica nucleotide sequence GGTTGCCCCGCTTGGTGGGCGCGAGGGAGTTTCGGGAATGGATTCGACGGCCGGTATCAGTCAGGCGGAGCGTGACGGTGCGAAGGTGTACTCGCCTCGGATGCTCGCGGTGTACGACGTGCGGGTGTTGTGGTTCAACTGTGGCCTGATCTGGCGCTGCTCCCCGCGGCGCACCCTGGATCTGTACAACCGCAACATGAGTGCCGATCATCTGGATATCGGCACCGGAAGCGGCTGGCATCTGTGTCACGCCCGCTATCCTGCGACCAGTCCGGCGGTCACCTTGGTCGACCTGAATCGCCCGTCGCTGGAGGTGACGAGTCGTCGGCTGCGCCGGCGTGGCATCGACCCGGTGACCGCGGTGGGCAGTGTGCTGCAGCCGTTGCCGGTGGATCGCCGCCGGTTCGGGTCGGTGTCGGCGACCTGGCTCATGCATTGCGTGCCGGGCGGCTGGGACACCAAAGGCGCCGCATTCCGGCACATTGCGGATGTGATGGCCGATGACGGCGTGCACTTCGGCGCGACCGTCCTGAACACTGGTGTCTCCCACACTCCGTTCAGCCGCGCCGAGATGAAACGTCTTCGCGCGCACGGGATCTACCACAACGACGCCGACGACCTCGACGGCCTGGTGGCCGCGCTCGAGCAGGCGTTCGAGTCCGTCCAAGTGCACACCCGTGGTTCGGCGGCGCTGTGGACGGTCCGCGGACCCCGTCGCGCACCGGGACCCGACGCCGCCGAGCGCCGCTGATCAGTCCCAGCTGCGCTGCGGTGCCGCGACGAGCAGGATCGCGATCACCGAACCGGGCTGCACGGGACGGGCGGGCAACGCGAACAGCGCGGCCCGGAACAACGACCCTTCGATCGAAATCATCTGCTCGACAACGGGTTCGGTGTCTGCTTCGCCGATCACCGCGTCCAGGTCGATCTGGGCCAGCACGCCGCGCAGGCGTTGTTCGTCGGCCAGCAGTGCCTCGGCGAGATCGCCGGAGGCGTTGATGACGACCCGATCGACCACGTCGACCATGACCAGGGTGGCGCCGGTGTAGCGGACCAGAGTGCCCAGCCGGGCGTCGAGATCACGATGGGGCAGCTGGG carries:
- a CDS encoding class I SAM-dependent methyltransferase; translated protein: MDSTAGISQAERDGAKVYSPRMLAVYDVRVLWFNCGLIWRCSPRRTLDLYNRNMSADHLDIGTGSGWHLCHARYPATSPAVTLVDLNRPSLEVTSRRLRRRGIDPVTAVGSVLQPLPVDRRRFGSVSATWLMHCVPGGWDTKGAAFRHIADVMADDGVHFGATVLNTGVSHTPFSRAEMKRLRAHGIYHNDADDLDGLVAALEQAFESVQVHTRGSAALWTVRGPRRAPGPDAAERR